Below is a genomic region from Aurantimonas sp. HBX-1.
TCGATCATGTCCGGCATGCAGTGCCTCCGTTTCCTGTCGCCTGCGACATCGACCATGGTGTGCGCGAAGTCAAATGCTTCGCACCGGCCGAAACCCGGCCGAGGCGGCCGCGGCGACGTTGCGGGAAGCTTCGGCCTTGAGGTTTCGCTCATGCCGGTTACTAATCGCGCCAAGAGCCATGTCGGCTCGATGGGAGGATATGCATGCAGCTTTTCAACCGGCTTGCCGGAACCGCCATGGTGGCGGCACTCGCCTTCGCGCCTGTCGGCGCCTCGGCCCAGCAGTTCATCAACGTCCTGACCGGCGGCACGTCCGGCGTCTACTATCCGCTCGGCGTCGCGCTGGCGAAGATCTACGGCGAGAACATCGAGGGCGTGAAGACCCAGGTGCAGTCCACCAAGGCCTCGGTCGAGAACATCAACCTCATCGCCCAGGGACGCGGCGAGATCGGTTTCGCGCTGGGCGATTCCGTGAAGGCGGCGGTCGAGGGCGACACCGAGGCCGGTTTCCAGGCGCCGGTGGAGAACCTGCGCTCGATCGCAGCGATCTATCCGAACTACGTGCAGATCGTCGCTTCACGTGAATCCGGCGTGACCGATCTCGCGGGACTGAAGGGCAAGGGCCTGTCGGTCGGCGCGCCGGCGTCGGGCACCGAGCTCAACGCGCGGGCGATCTTCAAGGCGGCGGGCATGAGCTACGACGACCTCGGCAAGACCGAATACCTGCCCTTCGCCGAATCGGTGGAGCTGATCAAGAACCGCCAGCTCGACGCGACACTGCAGTCGGCGGGCCTCGGCGTCGCCTCGATCCGCGACCTCGCCTCGTCGGTTCCGATCAACGTCGTCGCGGTTCCGGCCGAGATCGCCGAAAAGCTCGGCGCGCCCTTCCAGGCGACCGAGATCCCGGCCGGCACCTATGACGGCCAGGACACGGCCGTGCCGACGCTGGCGATCACCAACATTCTCGTCACCTCGAGCGAGGTGGACGAGGAACTCGTCTACCAGATGACCAAGCAGCTCTTCGAGCACCTGCCGGACATGGTTGCCGCGCACAACGCGGCAACGGCGATCGACCCGGCGACGGCAGCCAAGAACCTGCCGGCGCCGCTGCATCCGGGCGCCGAGCGCTACTACAAGGAAGCCGGCCTGCTCTAGGCCGCTCCTGCCTCGGCCTGGCCCCTTCTCAGCGGCCCGGCCGGGGCATTTGCGCCTCCCCGCCCGCGTCGCTAAGGTCCGGCGCCAAAGGGTTCGGGAGGATTCGGGATGACGAGCCAGAGCGGCGGTGCCCACAAGGCGGATGGGGCGGAGCACGGCGGCGGCGAGAATGCCGAGCTGCAGGACCCCCTCGGCACGGCGTTTCCCGAGAGCCCAGAAGGCCGCATCCTCTTCGCGGTCGCCTTCCTGTTCTCGATCTTCCAGCTG
It encodes:
- a CDS encoding TAXI family TRAP transporter solute-binding subunit; translated protein: MQLFNRLAGTAMVAALAFAPVGASAQQFINVLTGGTSGVYYPLGVALAKIYGENIEGVKTQVQSTKASVENINLIAQGRGEIGFALGDSVKAAVEGDTEAGFQAPVENLRSIAAIYPNYVQIVASRESGVTDLAGLKGKGLSVGAPASGTELNARAIFKAAGMSYDDLGKTEYLPFAESVELIKNRQLDATLQSAGLGVASIRDLASSVPINVVAVPAEIAEKLGAPFQATEIPAGTYDGQDTAVPTLAITNILVTSSEVDEELVYQMTKQLFEHLPDMVAAHNAATAIDPATAAKNLPAPLHPGAERYYKEAGLL